The segment ATTGAACTCTTTGAAGAAGCAATCCGCAAAGTCGTAAAACTGAATGAACGCTTTGTACCTCCATATGAAAGCGGTGCTGCTTTATATATTCGTCCGTTGATGTTGGGCTTGGGTGCACAAGTTGGTGTAAAGCCAGCTCCTGAATATATGTTCGTCGTATTCGTTACACCAGTTGGTCCGTATTTCAAAGGAGGCTTCCAGCCGTCTAAAGTTTGCATCTTGCGTGAATATGACCGCGCTGCTCCTAACGGCACAGGTACGATCAAAGTCGGTGGTAACTATGCAGCCAGCTTGGTAGCAGGCGAAATTGCGCATTCCAAAGGATATGCAGCTGTGTTGTATCTGGATCCGAAAGAAAAGAAATATCTAGACGAATGCGGTCCAGCCAACTTCTTCGGAGTCCGGGGAAACAGTTATATCACTCCGAAATCTCATTCTATCCTGCCGTCTATCACGAACAAGAGTTTGCAACAGTTGGCAGCAGACATGGGTCTGACAGTAGAATGCCGCCCTGTTCCGTTAGAGGAGATCGCAACATTCGACGAAGCAGCAGAATGTGGTACAGCTGCTGTGATCGCTCCGATCTCACAGATTGACGACTTGGATGAAAACAAATCGTATGTTATCGCTAAAGATGGCAAACCAGGTCCAGTTTGTGAAACATTA is part of the Parabacteroides sp. AD58 genome and harbors:
- a CDS encoding branched-chain amino acid aminotransferase; the protein is MENLNWSELGFGYIRTDYNIRCYYRNGKWGELEVCSSEILNIHMAATCLHYGQESFEGLKAFRGKDGKIRVFRMDENAKRMQSSSRGIKMAELPIELFEEAIRKVVKLNERFVPPYESGAALYIRPLMLGLGAQVGVKPAPEYMFVVFVTPVGPYFKGGFQPSKVCILREYDRAAPNGTGTIKVGGNYAASLVAGEIAHSKGYAAVLYLDPKEKKYLDECGPANFFGVRGNSYITPKSHSILPSITNKSLQQLAADMGLTVECRPVPLEEIATFDEAAECGTAAVIAPISQIDDLDENKSYVIAKDGKPGPVCETLYHKLRAIQYGDEPDNYGWITIIE